The proteins below are encoded in one region of bacterium:
- a CDS encoding adenylosuccinate synthase gives MNTAIVGLQWGDEGKGKVVDHLARDCDIDVRFQGGSNAGHTVWLSGQKIVFHQIPCGILHKNVVGVIGAGCVLDPEVFFEELSGIKKQVPDAEKFIKISRFCHLIMPYHILIDKIKEESKQGIGTTKKGIGIAYEDKYARIGLRVGDLFNGESFKTKLRANISRKNLMLMEIFHAEPLSDEEIYDKYSNYAEQLRPMIVDDSKYLTDAINSKKRIIFEGAQGALLDVDFGTYPYVTSSHTISGGASIGLGIPPYAIERVIGVAKAYTTRVGQGPFPTEDTGASGKALRDSGNEYGSTTGRPRRCGAFDASVVKYAARLTGARELFLTKLDVLSGLKTIKIAVGYANATEFDPFIADKLEPVYEEVPGFNMDLTNVRNFNDFPEEVKDYIKLIEHYTGLKITRVSVGADREAVVVRQ, from the coding sequence ATGAATACCGCTATTGTCGGACTGCAATGGGGTGATGAAGGAAAAGGCAAGGTCGTCGATCACCTGGCGCGTGATTGCGACATCGACGTGCGTTTTCAGGGCGGTTCCAATGCCGGTCACACGGTCTGGCTGAGTGGTCAGAAAATAGTATTTCATCAGATCCCGTGCGGGATACTGCACAAGAATGTCGTGGGCGTCATTGGCGCGGGATGCGTGCTCGATCCTGAAGTTTTTTTTGAAGAGCTTTCAGGTATCAAAAAGCAAGTGCCGGATGCCGAGAAATTCATTAAAATTTCCAGGTTCTGTCATTTGATCATGCCCTATCATATCCTGATCGATAAGATCAAGGAAGAATCCAAACAAGGCATCGGTACGACAAAAAAAGGGATCGGCATCGCTTATGAGGATAAATACGCGCGGATCGGCTTGAGGGTTGGCGATCTCTTCAACGGCGAATCTTTCAAGACCAAACTCCGGGCCAATATATCAAGAAAGAACCTGATGCTCATGGAGATCTTCCATGCCGAGCCCCTCTCCGACGAGGAGATCTATGACAAATATTCCAACTATGCCGAACAGTTAAGACCGATGATCGTCGATGATTCGAAATATCTCACTGACGCGATAAACAGCAAGAAGAGGATTATATTTGAAGGCGCCCAGGGTGCGCTGCTTGATGTTGATTTCGGAACCTACCCATACGTGACTTCATCCCATACGATCAGCGGCGGCGCTTCGATCGGTCTGGGCATCCCGCCCTACGCGATCGAACGGGTGATCGGTGTGGCAAAAGCGTATACGACCAGGGTTGGGCAGGGTCCCTTCCCGACCGAGGATACCGGAGCCAGTGGCAAGGCTTTAAGGGACAGCGGCAACGAGTATGGTTCAACCACCGGAAGGCCAAGGAGATGCGGTGCGTTCGACGCCTCGGTAGTGAAATATGCGGCCCGGTTGACCGGCGCCCGCGAACTTTTCCTGACCAAGCTTGATGTACTCTCAGGTTTGAAAACGATAAAGATCGCAGTTGGATATGCTAATGCAACGGAATTTGACCCGTTCATTGCTGATAAACTTGAACCTGTTTACGAGGAAGTGCCAGGCTTTAACATGGATCTGACAAACGTGCGTAATTTCAACGACTTTCCCGAAGAAGTAAAGGATTATATTAAGCTGATAGAACATTATACCGGTCTGAAAATAACCCGTGTTTCTGTCGGGGCCGACCGCGAAGCGGTCGTAGTTAGGCAATAA